In Streptacidiphilus sp. P02-A3a, the DNA window GGGGGGCACGCACGGCACCATGGCCCGCGACGACTGGTTCCGGGCGCTGGACCAGGCCGCCGAGTACGGCGTCTCGACCGTCCAGTTCATCGGCGGGGAACCGACGATGCACCCCGACCTGCACCACCTGGTCGACAACGCGCTGAGCCTGGGCATGCAGGTGGAGGTGTTCAGCAACCTGGTTCGGGTCACGGACGCCGACTGGGCGTTGTTCGCGCTCCCCGGTGTCTCCCTGGCGACGTCGTACTACTCGGACCGGGCGGAGGTCCACAACGCGTTGACCGGCCGCGCGAGCCATCACAAGACCCGCGCCAACATCGAGCGGGCCGTGAGCCGGGGCCTGCCGCTGCGGGTCGGCATCATCGTGGGAGAAGGCGACGATGGAGCCGCAGCGCGGGCGGACCTGGAATCCCTCGGCGTGACCAGGGTCGGTATCGACCATGTTCGAGGGTTTGGACGCGGGCAGGGCGAGCACCCCGCGTGCGATGTAACCGCGCTGTGTGGCCGCTGCGGGCACGACCGCGCCGCCATCGGACCGGACGGCGAGGTTTCCCCCTGCACCATGTCCGGGTGGCTGAAGGCCGGTAACGTCCGGATGTCGCCGTTGGCCGATATCCTGAGCGGGGAGGAGATGGCCGGGCTCACGGCCACCATCCCGATGCTGGCCGACCCGTGCAGTCCGAACGACACATCTTGCGCACCCGACGCCTATCCGTGCTACCCGTCGAACGAGTGACATGAACCCTGAGATCCAGGAGCTGATCGCCCCGTACACGGGGACTGTCCGCCGGGTTGCCGTGATTGACGCCGGGTACCGTGCCGACGTCACCGCGTCTGTGGAAGCTGATCGCGGCCGGTTCTTCGTTAAGGCGTTCAAGGAGGCCGGGACCGTCTCCGAGCCTCGCGAGGTGGCACTCAACCCTTACGTGGCGGGCATTGGACCGGCGCTGGTCGGGCATGCCAGGTCGGAATCCTGGACGGCTCTGGTCTACGTGTTCATCGAAGGGCGTCACGCCGACTTGAGCCCCAGCTCTCCGGACATCGCCCGCGTGGTCTCCCTGATTGACCACGTCGGGCGTGTGCGGCTACCGGAAAGCGGTCCGTGGCGACACCGCACCTGGCGCGATGTGGCTACAGCGGACGAGGCCCGACTGTTGGACGGTGGCGCACTGCTGCACTCCGACATCAACCCGGAGAACTTCCTGGTGGATGGCACTCAGGCATGGCTGGTGGACTGGTCGTCGCCCTTTCTCGGCGCTGCGGTGGTCAACCTCGGTGAGTTGGTCACTCAGCTCATCGCGGCTGGCCACAGCCCGGCGGAGGCCGAGCACGCCGTGTCCGGGTGCGAGGTGTGGGCGGATGCCGAGCCCGGGGTGATCGATGCCCTTGCCCGGGTGCTGGCGCGCATGCATCGCGGATGGGAACGTGACCGTCCGGGTTGGCGTGCCAGGTTCCCGGAGGGCTCTTGGCACAGGGCCATCAGTCCAGCGGTCGAGGCTTGGGCTTCCTACCGGTTGTCCACTTCTGGGCACGACTAGGCGAGGAACAGCGCCCGAACGGGATGACAGCCGGGTCATCCGGAGCCGGGTGGTTGTGCCTGGGGCTCGGCGGTGCCGGTCCCGAGCGTGAGTGCTCGGTTGAGGGCGGCTTGGGTGTCGGCGGCCAGCGTGTGGGGGTTGTTGCCGAGGCGTTTGGCGGTCTGGTAGCAGGCGAGGGCGATCTGCGAGGCGAACCGGGCGGTGGTTTCGTCGGATCCGCGGTGGGTGAGAAGTTCGCACAGCTTGTCGGCGACCTGCTGCATCTTCACCGCGTCGCGCGCACGCAGCTCCGGGTGCTGCTCGATGAGCTGGAAGTGGCGGGTGTAGGCGTCGGGGTCGGCGGTCGCCCGGGTGCACAGGGCGAGCAGGACGGGACGGAGTTGTTCGAGGGCCCCGGCAGCATCGCGCGGGGCGGGGGCGGCGTCGGCGTGGCCGGCTGTGGTGATCATGTCGAGCAGTTCCTGCTCCCTGGCGAAGACGACCTCCTGCTTGTCGCCGAAGTGGCGGAAGAAGGTGGTGCGGCCGACTTCCGCGCGCTCGGCGATGTCGCCGACCGAAACCCCGTCGAAGCCCCGTTCGAGGAACAGCTCCCGGGCGGCCTCGATGATGCGCTGGCGGGCCTGGCGTTGCTTGCGCTCCACGAGCGAGAGGGACGGGGTCATGGCGGCAAGCATACCAACCCCGGCTCACCGTTCCAGAGGGTACGCGGTATGTTACGGTACCGAGTACCAGAACGAACGGAGCACGCAATGGCGCACGAGCTGCACGCGGAAGACCGCCTGGCGATCGGCGAGGTCCTGTCCTTGCAGGGGCACCTCATCGACGGAGGCCACCTGGGCCGGCTCGGGGAGATCTTCACCCCCGACGTCGTCTACGACATGAGTGCCTTGGGAGTAGGAACCTTCGAGGGGATCGAGGCGATCAGGAGCGCCGCCCTGCACCTCGGCCCGGGTAACCCCATCGCCCATCACGTGACGAACGTCGTCATCAGCGGCGAGAGCGACGGCACGGTGACCGCGCTGTCCAAGGGCCTCGTGCTCAGGGCGGACGGGACACTCGCCAGCGTGAACCACCACGACTCCCTGCGGCGTCACGACGGTGGCTGGCGTATCAGCCGCCGGGTCATCTCCCCGCAGCGCACGCCCTTGGGCGGAGTCCACCTCGCCGACGCGGGCGACCGGTG includes these proteins:
- a CDS encoding radical SAM protein, encoding MTVTTTIEPSQGGKTRVRLVSFDLTRKCQLACTHCYNESGPGGTHGTMARDDWFRALDQAAEYGVSTVQFIGGEPTMHPDLHHLVDNALSLGMQVEVFSNLVRVTDADWALFALPGVSLATSYYSDRAEVHNALTGRASHHKTRANIERAVSRGLPLRVGIIVGEGDDGAAARADLESLGVTRVGIDHVRGFGRGQGEHPACDVTALCGRCGHDRAAIGPDGEVSPCTMSGWLKAGNVRMSPLADILSGEEMAGLTATIPMLADPCSPNDTSCAPDAYPCYPSNE
- a CDS encoding protein kinase, which produces MNPEIQELIAPYTGTVRRVAVIDAGYRADVTASVEADRGRFFVKAFKEAGTVSEPREVALNPYVAGIGPALVGHARSESWTALVYVFIEGRHADLSPSSPDIARVVSLIDHVGRVRLPESGPWRHRTWRDVATADEARLLDGGALLHSDINPENFLVDGTQAWLVDWSSPFLGAAVVNLGELVTQLIAAGHSPAEAEHAVSGCEVWADAEPGVIDALARVLARMHRGWERDRPGWRARFPEGSWHRAISPAVEAWASYRLSTSGHD
- a CDS encoding TetR/AcrR family transcriptional regulator, coding for MTPSLSLVERKQRQARQRIIEAARELFLERGFDGVSVGDIAERAEVGRTTFFRHFGDKQEVVFAREQELLDMITTAGHADAAPAPRDAAGALEQLRPVLLALCTRATADPDAYTRHFQLIEQHPELRARDAVKMQQVADKLCELLTHRGSDETTARFASQIALACYQTAKRLGNNPHTLAADTQAALNRALTLGTGTAEPQAQPPGSG
- a CDS encoding nuclear transport factor 2 family protein, producing the protein MAHELHAEDRLAIGEVLSLQGHLIDGGHLGRLGEIFTPDVVYDMSALGVGTFEGIEAIRSAALHLGPGNPIAHHVTNVVISGESDGTVTALSKGLVLRADGTLASVNHHDSLRRHDGGWRISRRVISPQRTPLGGVHLADAGDR